One genomic region from Sulfuriflexus mobilis encodes:
- the rpsA gene encoding 30S ribosomal protein S1 has translation MSESFAELFEQSLSNDKMRPGAIISGLVMDINDDFVIVHAGLKSEGVIPLEQFLDLNGDIEVSIGDEVDVALDAVEDGYGETKLSREKAKRNVAWIKLEAAQEGNETVTGIITGKVKGGFTVEVMDIRAFLPGSLVDVRPVRDTTYLEGKPLEFKVIKLDRARNNVVVSRRAVVETESTAEREELLANLQEGQSVKGIVKNLTDYGAFVDLGGVDGLLHITDMSWKRIKHPSEIVNVGDEIDVKVLKFDKDRSRVSLGLKQLGDDPWVDIARRYPEGTRLFGKITNIADYGCFVEIESGVEGLVHVSEMDWTNKNIHPSKVVQLGDEVEVVVLDIDEERRRISMGMKQCQANPWEDFAESHNKNDKVVGTIKSITDFGIFLGLEGGIDGLVHMSDISWSVPGEEVIRNYKKGDELETVVLSVDPERERISLGIKQMEKNPFSNYVAEHAKGSIVKGKIIEVDAKGARIELDDGVEGYLRASDIARDRVEDARTVLNEGDEIEAKFVGVDRKNHTITLSIKAKDSDDESAVLQDYSNGEDSGMKATLGDIFKQQMEGKD, from the coding sequence ATGAGTGAATCTTTTGCCGAACTCTTTGAACAGAGTTTATCCAATGACAAGATGCGTCCCGGCGCCATTATTAGTGGTCTCGTTATGGACATTAATGATGACTTTGTCATCGTCCACGCTGGCCTGAAGTCAGAAGGTGTTATCCCATTAGAGCAGTTCCTTGATCTGAATGGTGATATTGAAGTTTCTATTGGTGATGAGGTTGATGTAGCGCTTGATGCCGTTGAAGACGGTTATGGCGAAACCAAGCTGTCACGTGAAAAAGCGAAACGTAACGTAGCCTGGATCAAGCTTGAAGCTGCCCAGGAAGGCAATGAAACCGTCACCGGTATTATTACCGGCAAGGTCAAGGGTGGCTTTACCGTTGAAGTCATGGACATTCGTGCCTTCCTGCCGGGTTCCCTGGTTGATGTGCGTCCGGTTCGTGACACCACTTACCTCGAAGGTAAGCCACTTGAGTTCAAGGTTATCAAGCTGGATCGTGCGCGTAACAACGTTGTCGTCTCGCGTCGTGCCGTGGTTGAAACCGAATCGACTGCCGAGCGTGAAGAATTACTGGCCAACCTGCAGGAAGGTCAGAGTGTCAAGGGTATCGTCAAGAACCTGACTGACTATGGTGCATTCGTTGACCTGGGTGGTGTTGATGGTCTGTTGCATATCACTGATATGTCCTGGAAGCGCATCAAGCACCCAAGTGAAATTGTAAACGTTGGTGATGAAATCGACGTTAAGGTGCTGAAGTTTGATAAGGACCGCAGCCGTGTATCGCTGGGTCTGAAGCAACTCGGCGATGACCCATGGGTTGATATTGCACGTCGTTACCCTGAAGGTACACGCCTGTTCGGCAAGATCACCAATATTGCTGACTACGGTTGCTTTGTTGAAATCGAGTCTGGCGTTGAAGGCCTGGTTCACGTTTCAGAAATGGACTGGACCAACAAGAATATTCATCCATCCAAGGTTGTTCAGTTAGGTGATGAAGTTGAAGTCGTCGTGCTCGACATTGATGAAGAACGTCGTCGTATCTCCATGGGCATGAAGCAGTGTCAGGCCAATCCATGGGAAGACTTTGCTGAATCTCACAACAAGAACGACAAGGTTGTAGGTACCATCAAGTCTATTACTGACTTCGGTATCTTCCTCGGTCTTGAGGGTGGCATAGACGGTCTTGTGCACATGTCTGATATCTCCTGGAGTGTCCCTGGCGAAGAAGTTATCCGCAACTACAAGAAGGGTGATGAACTCGAAACGGTTGTTCTGTCTGTTGACCCTGAGCGTGAGCGTATCTCGCTGGGTATCAAGCAGATGGAGAAAAACCCGTTCTCTAACTATGTTGCTGAGCATGCCAAGGGCAGCATCGTTAAGGGTAAGATCATTGAAGTCGATGCCAAGGGCGCACGTATTGAACTGGATGATGGCGTAGAAGGTTACCTGCGTGCTTCAGATATCGCTCGCGACCGTGTTGAAGATGCTCGTACCGTTCTCAACGAAGGTGATGAGATTGAGGCCAAGTTTGTTGGTGTTGATCGTAAGAACCACACGATTACTTTGTCCATCAAGGCGAAGGATAGTGATGACGAGTCAGCTGTTCTGCAGGATTATTCCAACGGTGAAGACAGCGGCATGAAGGCCACTCTTGGTGATATCTTCAAGCAGCAGATGGAAGGTAAAGACTAA
- a CDS encoding LapA family protein, protein MARLVSAFIILLVLLLVLFFTILNGEPVTVNYYFGEVRAPLALTIILALVGGAILGLISSVVIIMSTRHEVSKLRRQIKHTEQELTNLRTMPIKDKH, encoded by the coding sequence ATGGCGCGGCTAGTCAGTGCTTTTATTATCCTCCTGGTACTTCTGCTGGTACTTTTTTTTACTATTCTTAATGGTGAACCGGTAACGGTAAACTACTACTTTGGTGAAGTGCGGGCACCTCTCGCCCTGACAATTATTCTCGCGCTTGTCGGCGGTGCCATTCTGGGTTTGATTTCCAGCGTAGTTATTATCATGTCAACACGTCATGAAGTGTCTAAATTGCGTCGCCAGATCAAGCACACCGAGCAGGAACTCACGAATCTGCGTACCATGCCGATCAAGGACAAGCATTAA
- the aroA gene encoding 3-phosphoshikimate 1-carboxyvinyltransferase — translation MSGSNTVFYVAAGGALAGTVRVAGDKSISHRSIMLGSLAEGVTEVNGFLEGEDCLATMNAFRAMGVKIDHLGEGQVRIEGVGLKGLKKPAAALDLGNSGTSMRLMSGICAGQDFDVTLIGDASLSKRPMRRVTDPLMAMGARIETSEGGTPPLRIFGGHSLKGMDYVLPMASAQVKSCVLLAGMYAEGETCTTEPAPTRDHTERMLNGLGYAVQRSGARTCLQGGGTLSGTQIDVPADISSAAFFMVGASIAPNSDITLENVGINPTRDGVITILREMGADIEVLNRREVCGEPVADIRVRSARLKGIHIPEVQVPLAIDEFPAIFVAAACAEGTTVLTGAEELRVKESDRIQVMADGLQVLGIRAEPTADGIRIEGGQLGSGTVQSHGDHRISMSFAMAALRTSGPITIEDCANVNTSFPGFVDLAARCGLNITQN, via the coding sequence ATGAGTGGTTCTAATACAGTTTTTTATGTTGCAGCCGGTGGTGCCCTGGCGGGTACTGTTCGCGTTGCCGGTGACAAGTCGATCTCCCATCGCAGTATTATGCTCGGCTCACTGGCTGAGGGCGTGACCGAGGTGAACGGTTTTCTTGAAGGCGAAGACTGCCTGGCGACCATGAATGCCTTCCGGGCCATGGGTGTGAAGATTGACCACCTTGGTGAAGGCCAGGTACGTATTGAAGGTGTTGGCCTGAAGGGTCTGAAAAAACCGGCGGCGGCGCTGGACCTCGGTAACTCCGGGACCTCGATGCGCTTGATGAGCGGCATCTGCGCAGGGCAAGACTTTGACGTCACACTTATCGGTGATGCCTCGTTAAGCAAACGACCGATGCGCCGCGTGACAGATCCTCTTATGGCGATGGGGGCAAGGATCGAGACCAGTGAGGGGGGGACACCGCCATTGCGAATTTTCGGTGGCCATTCTCTCAAGGGCATGGATTATGTGCTACCGATGGCCAGCGCCCAGGTAAAATCCTGTGTGCTCCTCGCGGGTATGTATGCCGAAGGCGAGACCTGTACCACCGAACCGGCACCGACCCGCGATCATACCGAGCGCATGCTGAATGGCCTTGGTTATGCCGTACAGCGCAGTGGTGCCAGGACCTGCCTGCAGGGTGGGGGAACATTAAGCGGGACGCAGATTGATGTGCCGGCGGATATCTCCTCGGCGGCCTTTTTTATGGTCGGCGCCTCGATTGCACCGAATTCGGATATTACCCTGGAAAATGTCGGTATTAATCCGACCCGTGACGGGGTGATCACCATCCTGCGCGAGATGGGGGCGGATATCGAGGTCCTGAATCGCCGTGAGGTCTGCGGCGAGCCGGTGGCCGATATCCGCGTGCGTTCTGCCCGGCTGAAGGGCATTCACATCCCGGAGGTGCAGGTACCGCTGGCGATTGATGAGTTTCCGGCGATCTTTGTCGCCGCGGCCTGTGCCGAAGGCACGACGGTGCTGACCGGGGCCGAGGAGCTACGTGTGAAGGAGAGTGACCGCATCCAGGTCATGGCCGATGGCCTGCAGGTGCTGGGGATCCGTGCCGAGCCGACCGCGGACGGTATCCGTATTGAGGGTGGGCAACTGGGTTCCGGCACGGTGCAAAGCCACGGTGACCACCGTATCTCCATGTCCTTTGCCATGGCCGCCCTGCGCACCAGTGGGCCGATCACGATCGAAGACTGTGCCAATGTGAACACCTCGTTCCCCGGTTTCGTTGATTTGGCCGCACGCTGTGGCCTGAATATCACCCAGAACTAA
- the lapB gene encoding lipopolysaccharide assembly protein LapB translates to MLELVALLLPIAAASGWYIARRDMRRQQQRGRPDLSSDYFKGLNFLLNEQPDKAIEVFIQMLEVDSETVETHLALGNLFRRRGEVDRAIRIHQNIIARPTLSRGQRSLALYELGQDYMRAGLLDRAENLFQELIELGEYKAEALKQLLEIYEQEKDWSKAVETARSYEFVTGKRTHVVIAHYYCEQAEAAISHHDIRTAQQAVKKALAVDKSCVRASLLQGDLESSSGDCKAAIRAYRAIEGQDAGYISEAIIPMEKCYRSIGKLTEYRHYLEGILNQYGGVTAMLALAELMKKEQGERAAMQFIIEELRKRPSVRGLERLVEYNMQNTEGPARENMHILSDLINKLSTLKSSYKCQACGFEAKAMHWHCPSCKRWNSVKPLQDIVES, encoded by the coding sequence ATGCTTGAGTTGGTCGCATTATTATTGCCGATCGCTGCTGCCTCCGGATGGTATATTGCACGCCGCGATATGCGCAGGCAGCAACAGCGGGGTCGTCCCGATCTGTCATCGGACTACTTCAAGGGTCTGAACTTCCTGCTTAATGAACAGCCGGACAAGGCCATTGAGGTCTTTATCCAGATGCTTGAGGTAGATAGTGAAACGGTTGAAACCCACCTGGCCCTGGGTAACCTGTTTCGACGTCGTGGCGAGGTCGATCGGGCTATTCGTATTCACCAGAATATTATTGCCCGTCCAACCCTGAGTCGTGGTCAGCGTTCCCTGGCGCTCTATGAACTGGGACAGGACTATATGCGTGCAGGCCTGCTGGACCGTGCCGAGAACCTGTTTCAGGAACTGATTGAGCTGGGTGAATATAAAGCCGAGGCACTGAAACAGTTGCTCGAGATCTATGAACAGGAAAAAGACTGGTCAAAGGCTGTTGAAACGGCCCGTAGTTATGAGTTTGTGACCGGTAAACGTACTCATGTCGTGATTGCACATTATTATTGTGAACAGGCTGAGGCGGCTATTAGCCACCATGATATACGTACGGCGCAACAGGCCGTCAAGAAGGCATTGGCCGTCGACAAGTCTTGTGTGCGCGCCAGCCTGTTGCAAGGTGATCTTGAATCTTCGTCAGGTGATTGTAAGGCGGCTATTCGCGCCTATCGTGCTATTGAAGGGCAGGATGCGGGTTATATTTCCGAAGCCATTATTCCAATGGAGAAATGCTATCGTTCTATTGGAAAACTTACCGAGTATCGCCACTATCTTGAAGGCATTCTGAACCAGTATGGTGGAGTGACCGCTATGTTGGCCCTGGCCGAGTTAATGAAGAAGGAACAGGGTGAGCGTGCGGCCATGCAATTTATTATTGAAGAGTTGCGTAAGCGTCCCTCGGTGCGTGGTCTGGAACGACTCGTCGAATATAATATGCAAAATACTGAAGGGCCTGCGCGCGAGAATATGCATATTCTCAGTGACCTGATAAACAAACTCTCCACCCTGAAGTCATCATATAAATGTCAGGCCTGTGGATTTGAGGCCAAGGCCATGCACTGGCATTGTCCCAGTTGCAAACGCTGGAACAGTGTCAAGCCGTTGCAGGATATTGTAGAAAGCTGA
- the hisC gene encoding histidinol-phosphate transaminase encodes MSVSINDLALPGVQKLRPYESGKPVDELERELGITGIIKLASNENPLGPSARVVESLRAQMADLARYPDGNGFQLKQALAAIHQIDASQVTLGNGSNDILELIARAFVSTDNEVLFSEHAFAVYPIVTQAVGATAVVVPAKDWGHDLKAMAGAVTERTKVIFVANPNNPTGSCIGADELRSFIQSVPTNVLVVIDEAYFEYAQDLFEGYQSASGWLQDFPNLIVTRTFSKAYGLAGLRMGYGVSSAKISDFLNRVRQPFNVNSFAMAGALAALEDKEHLDTSLHMNRRGLAQYQTAFRAMGLNWIQTAGNFISVDLKRDGREVFNQLLHEGVIARPVDNYGLPSFLRITISTGDENTRCIEALKKILAKESNR; translated from the coding sequence ATGTCTGTATCGATTAACGACCTCGCCTTGCCCGGCGTGCAGAAACTGCGCCCTTACGAATCCGGTAAGCCAGTGGATGAGCTTGAGCGCGAGTTGGGTATTACCGGTATTATCAAGCTGGCCTCGAATGAAAATCCGCTGGGCCCCAGTGCGCGCGTTGTCGAGTCACTGCGGGCACAAATGGCCGATCTGGCCCGTTACCCGGATGGTAATGGTTTTCAGCTCAAACAGGCCCTGGCGGCAATACACCAGATTGATGCCAGTCAGGTCACCCTTGGCAATGGTTCCAACGATATCCTCGAATTGATCGCCCGTGCCTTTGTCAGCACCGATAACGAAGTGCTGTTCTCTGAACATGCTTTTGCCGTTTATCCGATCGTTACGCAGGCCGTGGGTGCAACGGCGGTTGTCGTACCGGCAAAAGACTGGGGCCATGACCTTAAGGCCATGGCCGGGGCGGTCACCGAACGAACCAAGGTGATCTTTGTTGCCAATCCGAATAATCCAACGGGCAGCTGTATAGGTGCTGATGAACTCAGGTCGTTTATCCAGTCAGTGCCGACGAATGTGCTGGTTGTGATCGATGAGGCCTATTTCGAATACGCACAAGACCTGTTTGAGGGTTACCAATCGGCCAGCGGCTGGTTGCAGGATTTCCCGAACCTGATCGTCACGCGAACCTTCTCCAAGGCCTACGGCCTGGCCGGTTTGCGCATGGGCTATGGTGTCAGCTCGGCGAAGATATCGGATTTTCTCAACCGTGTACGTCAGCCGTTTAATGTCAATAGTTTTGCAATGGCCGGGGCACTGGCGGCACTGGAAGACAAAGAGCACCTGGATACCAGTTTACATATGAATCGTCGAGGCCTTGCCCAATACCAGACGGCCTTCAGGGCGATGGGTCTTAACTGGATCCAAACGGCAGGGAATTTTATCAGTGTCGACCTTAAACGTGATGGCCGTGAGGTCTTTAACCAACTTCTCCATGAAGGTGTGATTGCCCGCCCGGTGGATAACTACGGGTTGCCCAGTTTTCTGCGCATCACGATTAGTACAGGTGACGAGAATACGCGCTGTATTGAAGCACTGAAGAAGATATTAGCCAAGGAATCGAACAGATGA
- the pheA gene encoding prephenate dehydratase — protein sequence MSKELTLEGIRGRIDDLDEQIQELIRQRAECALEVAHSKRASGESADFYRPEREAEVLRMVQARNNGPLDDETIAHLFRELMSACLALQLPMKIAFLGPEGTFTQAAALKHFGQGIVSQPLAAIDEVFRDVEAGNSHYGVVPVENSTEGVISHTLDMFMQSSLQICGEVELRIHHNLMGKMSNLAGVKRIYSHQQSLAQCREWLDANLSEAERVAVSSNAEAARRASNEDGTAAIASDTAAGIYGLDIIAPNIEDEPDNTTRFLIIGPKPVAPSGMDKTTLLVSIKNKLGALHELLAPFSRHNVSLTRIESRPSRRGMWDYVFFIDVDGHSEDAPVANALKELGEKAAMLKVLGSYPKAVL from the coding sequence ATGAGTAAAGAACTGACATTAGAGGGTATCCGAGGGCGCATTGATGACCTGGATGAGCAGATCCAGGAATTGATTCGTCAGCGTGCCGAATGTGCACTTGAGGTGGCTCACTCCAAGCGTGCCAGTGGTGAGAGCGCCGACTTCTATCGTCCCGAGCGCGAGGCCGAGGTGCTGCGCATGGTGCAGGCACGCAACAACGGCCCACTTGATGATGAGACCATTGCACACCTGTTCCGTGAACTCATGTCTGCCTGCCTGGCGTTGCAGTTGCCAATGAAGATCGCCTTCCTCGGCCCGGAAGGGACCTTCACGCAAGCCGCTGCACTGAAGCACTTCGGGCAAGGCATTGTTTCTCAACCTCTCGCGGCGATTGACGAGGTCTTCCGTGATGTGGAGGCGGGCAACTCACACTATGGTGTGGTGCCGGTTGAGAACTCGACGGAAGGGGTGATCAGCCATACCCTGGATATGTTCATGCAATCGTCACTGCAGATATGTGGTGAGGTGGAATTGCGAATCCATCATAACCTGATGGGCAAGATGTCGAATCTCGCCGGAGTCAAACGCATTTATTCGCACCAGCAGTCATTGGCACAGTGCCGAGAGTGGCTGGATGCGAACCTGTCCGAGGCCGAGCGTGTTGCAGTGAGCAGTAATGCCGAGGCCGCCCGTCGTGCCAGCAATGAAGACGGTACCGCGGCGATTGCCAGTGATACCGCGGCAGGGATTTATGGTCTCGATATTATTGCCCCGAATATTGAAGATGAACCGGATAACACCACACGATTCCTGATCATCGGACCTAAACCGGTCGCCCCCAGTGGTATGGATAAAACAACCTTATTGGTTTCTATCAAGAATAAACTCGGTGCCTTGCATGAATTACTGGCGCCATTCTCGCGGCATAATGTGAGCCTGACGCGTATTGAGTCACGCCCTTCACGTCGTGGCATGTGGGACTATGTGTTTTTCATCGATGTCGATGGCCACAGTGAGGACGCCCCGGTTGCCAATGCCCTGAAGGAACTGGGTGAAAAGGCTGCCATGCTCAAAGTGCTGGGTTCTTATCCCAAGGCCGTACTTTAG
- a CDS encoding ComEA family DNA-binding protein, whose protein sequence is MNHLRRLIGAFALLLSTAVFAIEPVDINSADALSLAQAIQGVGQAKAEAIVAYRTKNGRFASVDDLAKVKGIGLQTVAKNRDRLTTGAKTAAVSDKK, encoded by the coding sequence ATGAATCATTTACGCCGTCTTATTGGTGCGTTCGCACTACTGTTATCCACTGCTGTTTTTGCCATTGAGCCTGTTGATATTAATAGCGCTGATGCCCTGTCTCTGGCGCAAGCCATTCAGGGCGTCGGCCAGGCCAAGGCTGAGGCCATTGTTGCCTACCGCACGAAAAATGGCCGTTTCGCCTCGGTTGACGACCTGGCCAAGGTGAAGGGGATAGGCCTGCAGACGGTAGCGAAAAACCGTGATCGTCTGACAACGGGGGCAAAAACGGCCGCCGTGAGCGATAAAAAGTAG
- a CDS encoding prephenate dehydrogenase — protein sequence MISRLCMIGVGLIGGSLCRALKAAGAVGSIVGCGRDPMQLERAVELGVIDSFETDIAKAVSDADVIVVAVPVGAMPAVFAAIKGHLKPGAVLTDVGSAKGSVVLAAREVFGGDESYFVPGHPIAGTEKNGVEASFAELFNEQRVILTPLEVTDPAATQVIHKMWQAAGAEVISLSVEHHDEVLAATSHLPHVIAYALVDTLARMHERREMFQFAAGGFRDFTRIASSDPQMWHDICLANKDALLDMIRRFSMDLADLAKAIEDEDSATIKATFNRAKQARDQYC from the coding sequence ATGATTAGTCGTCTTTGCATGATCGGTGTGGGCTTGATCGGTGGTTCCCTGTGTCGTGCATTGAAGGCGGCCGGGGCAGTGGGCAGCATTGTCGGCTGCGGTCGCGACCCAATGCAGCTTGAGCGGGCTGTTGAGTTGGGTGTGATCGATAGCTTTGAAACCGATATTGCCAAGGCAGTGAGCGATGCCGATGTGATCGTCGTCGCCGTGCCGGTGGGGGCAATGCCTGCGGTCTTCGCGGCGATTAAGGGCCATCTAAAGCCCGGCGCAGTACTCACCGATGTGGGTAGTGCCAAGGGCAGTGTGGTGCTGGCCGCCCGCGAAGTCTTTGGTGGCGACGAGAGTTATTTTGTCCCAGGCCACCCGATTGCGGGTACGGAAAAAAATGGTGTGGAGGCCTCGTTTGCCGAATTGTTTAATGAACAACGTGTCATCCTCACACCGCTTGAGGTTACGGACCCGGCCGCGACACAGGTCATACATAAGATGTGGCAGGCGGCAGGTGCCGAAGTCATCTCGCTGTCGGTTGAGCACCATGATGAGGTATTGGCGGCTACCAGCCATTTGCCGCACGTGATTGCCTACGCCCTGGTCGATACCCTGGCGCGTATGCACGAACGCCGCGAGATGTTCCAGTTTGCGGCAGGCGGCTTTCGTGACTTTACACGCATCGCCTCGAGTGACCCGCAGATGTGGCATGACATCTGTCTGGCCAATAAAGATGCCTTACTGGACATGATTCGGCGCTTCAGTATGGACCTGGCCGACCTGGCCAAGGCTATCGAGGATGAAGATAGCGCAACGATTAAAGCGACCTTTAACCGTGCCAAGCAGGCACGCGATCAATATTGTTGA
- a CDS encoding integration host factor subunit beta: MTKSELIEVLARKQNQLPYKDVELAVKTLIEQMSQSLATGSRIEIRGFGSFSLHFRPPRVGRNPKTGESVSLSGKYVPHFKPGKELRERVNAAAANNAIVEA, encoded by the coding sequence ATGACAAAGTCTGAATTGATTGAAGTTCTAGCTCGCAAACAGAATCAGCTTCCATATAAAGACGTTGAACTTGCAGTGAAGACCCTGATTGAACAGATGAGTCAGTCTCTTGCGACGGGTAGTCGCATCGAGATTCGTGGCTTTGGCAGTTTCTCTCTTCATTTTCGGCCACCCCGTGTTGGTCGTAATCCTAAAACAGGCGAGTCTGTTTCCTTGTCAGGCAAGTATGTCCCACACTTCAAGCCGGGTAAGGAACTGCGCGAGCGCGTTAATGCCGCTGCGGCGAATAACGCTATTGTAGAAGCTTGA
- the cysC gene encoding adenylyl-sulfate kinase: MKSSNTVWHCATVTRERREAQNGHRSAVLWFTGLSGSGKSTLAHYVEEKLHGMGCRTFVFDGDNVRHGLCGDLSFSEEARSENIRRIGEMSKLFINAGVIALTAFISPSHEDRQKVRDLVGDDFIEIYCDCPIEVCEERDVKGLYKRARAGEIKEFTGISAPYDVPRSAEIVVDTSGSLSLDDCAETIIACLKARGVWL; the protein is encoded by the coding sequence ATAAAATCTAGCAATACCGTATGGCACTGCGCCACTGTCACCCGTGAGCGTCGTGAGGCACAAAATGGCCATCGCAGTGCGGTCCTCTGGTTTACCGGGCTTTCCGGCTCCGGAAAATCCACCCTTGCGCATTATGTTGAGGAAAAACTCCATGGAATGGGCTGCAGGACCTTCGTCTTCGATGGCGACAATGTCCGCCATGGTCTGTGTGGTGATCTGAGTTTCTCGGAGGAGGCGCGCAGTGAGAATATTCGTCGCATAGGCGAGATGTCGAAACTGTTTATTAATGCCGGCGTGATTGCCCTGACCGCCTTCATTTCCCCCTCGCACGAAGACCGGCAGAAGGTCAGGGACCTGGTCGGTGATGATTTTATCGAGATCTATTGTGATTGCCCCATAGAGGTTTGTGAAGAACGTGATGTGAAGGGCCTGTATAAAAGGGCGAGGGCCGGTGAAATCAAGGAGTTTACTGGCATTTCCGCTCCTTATGATGTCCCCAGGTCGGCAGAAATTGTTGTGGATACGAGCGGCAGTCTTTCGCTTGATGACTGTGCAGAGACGATTATTGCATGTCTTAAAGCACGCGGCGTTTGGTTATAA
- the pyrF gene encoding orotidine-5'-phosphate decarboxylase encodes MSNSNSPIIVALDFPEKAAALGLVEQLDPSRCRLKVGKEMFTRLGPDFVETLAGKGFDVFLDLKFHDIPNTVAAACSAACDLGVWMMNVHASGGRRMMEAAREAIEKSSQSPLLIAVTILTSLSDEDIKEVGYMGTAEENVMRLARLASHSGMDGVVCSPKEVTALRESLGKDFALVTPGIRPAGSATDDQRRTLTPAEAMAAGSSYLVIGRPITQADKPMGVLLTIESEIASLPGIDPASLNP; translated from the coding sequence ATGTCTAATTCTAATTCGCCCATTATTGTCGCCCTGGATTTTCCGGAAAAGGCCGCGGCCCTAGGCCTGGTTGAACAACTCGATCCCTCGCGTTGCCGATTGAAGGTTGGTAAAGAAATGTTTACCCGTCTGGGACCTGATTTTGTCGAGACACTGGCGGGTAAGGGTTTTGACGTGTTCCTGGATCTGAAATTCCACGATATCCCGAATACTGTGGCGGCGGCCTGCTCGGCGGCCTGTGATCTCGGTGTGTGGATGATGAATGTACATGCCAGTGGTGGTCGGCGCATGATGGAGGCCGCCCGTGAGGCGATCGAGAAATCCAGCCAGTCGCCGTTGTTGATCGCGGTCACGATCCTCACCAGTCTGAGTGATGAAGATATTAAGGAAGTGGGCTATATGGGCACCGCAGAAGAGAATGTGATGCGCCTTGCCAGACTGGCGAGTCACTCGGGAATGGATGGCGTGGTTTGCTCACCCAAAGAGGTAACAGCCCTGCGTGAAAGCCTCGGTAAAGACTTTGCCCTGGTCACCCCGGGCATTCGACCTGCCGGTTCGGCCACCGATGATCAGCGCCGTACCCTGACGCCTGCCGAGGCTATGGCTGCGGGTTCCAGTTACCTGGTGATTGGCAGACCGATTACCCAGGCTGACAAGCCAATGGGCGTTTTGCTTACAATAGAATCAGAAATTGCTTCCTTGCCGGGTATTGACCCTGCATCGCTGAATCCGTAA
- the cmk gene encoding (d)CMP kinase gives MNTEHVPLLAIDGPSGSGKGTVSQIIARRLGWHYLDSGALYRVLALAAENHTLALDDAESLETLAEHLDVEFALGKDGQTVILLEGEPVTEQIRSEIVGNAASIVAALPGVRAALLARQRAFREMPGLVADGRDMGSTVFPDAPLKIFLTASAEARAERRYKQLKEKGMSVNLAPLLEDIERRDLRDSQRGASPMIAAEDAILLDTTELDIEAVVAKILELCQQRFDYEETPLSQDL, from the coding sequence GTGAATACTGAACATGTACCATTACTGGCCATTGATGGCCCCAGTGGCTCTGGTAAGGGCACGGTGAGCCAGATCATCGCCCGACGCCTGGGCTGGCATTACCTCGATAGCGGGGCGCTTTACCGTGTACTGGCCCTGGCGGCCGAGAACCATACCCTGGCGCTGGATGATGCCGAATCACTGGAAACCCTGGCTGAGCACCTCGATGTGGAATTCGCCCTGGGCAAGGATGGCCAGACCGTCATTCTGCTCGAGGGTGAGCCGGTCACCGAGCAAATCCGCAGTGAAATAGTCGGAAATGCCGCCTCGATCGTCGCGGCCCTGCCGGGGGTGCGGGCGGCCTTGCTGGCACGTCAGCGTGCCTTTCGGGAAATGCCCGGTTTGGTGGCAGATGGGCGGGATATGGGCAGCACGGTTTTCCCCGATGCACCATTGAAGATTTTCCTCACCGCGAGTGCCGAGGCGAGGGCCGAAAGACGCTATAAACAGTTGAAAGAGAAAGGAATGAGTGTTAATCTCGCGCCTCTTTTAGAGGATATTGAACGCCGCGATTTGCGTGATAGTCAGCGTGGTGCCTCGCCGATGATAGCGGCCGAGGATGCGATTCTTCTTGATACCACTGAGCTTGATATTGAGGCCGTGGTGGCAAAGATACTGGAGCTCTGTCAGCAGCGCTTCGATTATGAGGAAACACCGTTAAGTCAGGATCTATAG